ATAGACGAGGAAGCCGGTGAGGAGACACTGATTGCCGAAAACGGCTTCGCCGAGGAGAAAACGATAATGGCGTGGTCAGTCCCAAGGCCTTGTGGACATGCTGTTGCGCAGGAGGACGACGGACGTCACAGCGGAGCTTCCCGTCGACGAGGTGGAGGACGAAAAGGACCACAACGGCGAAGCGAAATTAGCCCCGTGGGTCAACGCCCAGGCCACTCATGCCCGCAATCGAGCAACTGCCCCCGCGCATATCACCAACAGTCGCACGATCCCGATCGAAGCACCCCAAGATCCTGTGGTAGTTTTGCAATCTGCCACACAGTTGCCATATACATATTTCATTTTACTTTTTAGAAAAACAATCTGCATCACACATTATTTCTTCGAACAAAAGTTCATTTTGATGGGGGTGGAGGGAGGGTAGCTAAAGGAGGCGTTGTCATGGCCACTATGTCTGCAGAACTTTGCAATGAAACTTgcattttttttgagcatcagtacagacacaagtgctcatatacacgcgcatacactcacccctatgaacgcacgcatgcacactctatccctatgagcacctccgagagactgagccagcatatcatcttgagatttacgaagtcaccgtaggcgcctcgtcgtcgacgggaacgtctcctcccactgaaagcgcatcgccggaaatcctgaaataaatccaggaatactgcgagcaccaggatttaaacCCTGGTGGGTTAGGGATACCACTATCCACCTAactaactcaaccacaggttgattcgcagaTAATGAAACTTGCATATTTCAGACTGGAGAAGTGGAGAGAAAACCGCTGCCCTGTGTCGGCCCATTCCGTGAATTCGGACTGGACgaggtccagcaaggcccaacaaggCGACCATTCGGCCCAGTGGCAGCCACGTAATTTCCACCGCACGGCCGAACCCTATATACCCCCTCTCGCTCCCAACCctaccgcgccgccgcccccgaagaagccaccagcctcctcctcctcttccctcgccgcccgccgcccgccgcccgctgaGGTTGGTCGCCGGACGCCATGGCCCCCACCAAGAAGTCGGTACGAAccgcacccctccccctccccctgccCCTCCTCGTCTCCCAGCTGATTCTGTCCCGAGTTGATGCGGTTGTGGTTGTGGTCGCCGGCTGACGGATTTGGATTCGATTCCGACTGTGTGCAGAAGAAGAGCACGGAGAACATCAACAACAAGCTGCAGCTGGTGATGAAGAGCGGCAAGTACACGCTCGGCTACAAGACCGTCCTCAAGACGCTCCGGAGCTCCAAGGGTATGTGTCGATTGCCCCTCTGTTTTCCTCACTCCGCTTATCTCGGTTGATCTAATCCGCCGTGGCGAATCCGTAGTTGCTCCGTTTGTTTGCTGTATCCTTGTAGCGAAATGCAGAATCAATCGGCTCACAGATCTGTGGATGGCCTGGCTGTTTTGTAGAGTGGAGCTGTTGATGGATGTCGTGTGCTTATTTGTGTCTGGAACTGCGACCCCATTAGAAGTTGGCAGCTTTAGCTCTCGATAGATTGCTTGTAGGATGGTCAATGCCATGCCGATTTGGATCTTAATTACAGTGCCATGCTCTGAATGTTAGGATGTATCAATGTAGTAGTCCAGTCTGTAGTGTAGGGTTTTGGATTGGAAACTGAGTGAAGTTTGGCTCTTAGGCTtgcttttgctgccattttttttatcAATGAATGCATCTGCCATATTCTGATTGATCCAAAATATCACCTTATCTCTAGTGCAATGGGAGGTTAAAATGTTTGTTCAGACAATAGGGTTCATGCCATTGATAATCACTGTATTGTTTGTATGGAATTTGCATTCTGTAACGGGACTGAAGTTTACCTCTTTGGCTTGCTTTTGCTTTGCCCTAGAGATGAATACAGCGCCCTAGAATAATACCAGCCTCTTTATTAACACTTCCAAGATTTCTTCCATATCTGGGGGACAATGGAGGTTGGGATACTTGTATTTTGCTGACATTAATTCCCACTGCTGTGTAGCAATTTTAGGATATTTTTAGGGGAATTTCATGATATATTGGTAATGTAGAATTTGTAGGTGGATTGTGCATTTGTAGTTATTGTAGTATAGCTTGCAGTTTCGTGTTACCTTGTGACCCAGCACCATTCTTATCCAGTAGGTAGCCCCAAAGATATGTATTCTCACAATCTTCAGATTGGAAGAAAGGTGTAATTTTTGATTTTCAGATTAGACCAGGTTCAGGCTATTACTAAACCAACATAGTGTGTGTAATGCTTACACCCTTTTTTGGGTAACTGTTTAAGATTGTCCTTTGGTGGTAGTTAACACATGAGATGCACTCATATTATATCTTATTGATTTTTTCATTTACATGTGGCTTTTTTAAAATAATCTAATTTGTATGTTTGCCGTTCAGGGAAGTTGATTATCCTCGCAAACAACTGCCCTCCGCTCAGGAAGTCTGAGATCGAGTACTATGCTATGCTGTCCAAGATCAGCGTTCATCATTTCCATGGAAGTAAGATTATTTGAGCCTAGTCTGAAACCTTTTCTCAATGCTTGCTTAACATATGTAGTTTAGCTTGTTTATTATCAAATAATGAATTGTGGTCTAATGCTAATGAATGTGTCTTTGTCCTTTCAGACAACGTGGATCTTGGAACTGCGTGTGGCAAGTACTACCGGGTGTGCTGTTTGAGCATCCTTGACCCTGGTTCGTCCTTGTTAAACTCAGAACTCGTTGGTCAGTTTGTCATTTGCCCTTATAACTTGTTCCGAGCGTTTACCTCACATGTTTTCAGGTGACTCGGACATCATCACCACCGTTCCTCAGTGAAGACAAGCTTACCTATCCTAGCCTAAGATGATGTAGTGTGGAGAGTCGTGCTTACAAGGCTGATGGCCGTCTCTCGTTATTGAGCCGGAGCTGCCAGATACAGTTTCAAACCAATCATGGCTGTTTTTCTAAGGCATTCCTATGGTTTTGTTCTATGAGATGTTTATTCCTATGGTCCTTTACATAGGCAATTGGATGATTAGTACTGTCAGCATTGTTTAGCTTGCCTTGCTCCTCCAGCGAAACGCCACACATTGCTCTTTTTTCCCCGCAAAGAAAGGGAACTAGGACAACCTGTGTTGCTAAACTGAAGAATTGCGTGAAACTGGCTGGTTGATGCTTGTGCAATCTTTGCTTTCGGAGATGCGAAGGGTGATGGAATGGTTTTTTTTCTGACCACGGTAGAGTAGACATGCTGGGTGATGATGTTTTTAGCATGCTAATTTCACTACCGCCAGAGCATTGCAATTACCAAGGCTTGTCTCTCTTGCCCAAGAAACACTCCCACAAGTGTGTTCCTTCCCTATTTGTTGATGATGCTGGGGCCCATCTAGTCCAAAGACGTACACGATTCAGATGGCCACAGCCGTCGTCCTCGGCCATGTAGTCATGCGTGGTGCTGGTCTGGTGGAAATCTACAAGCTGACCATTTCAGATATACAAGTTGTAATCGTCATCAGAGAAAGCACTATATTCATTCGTCTCTAGTAAGTGTACTTAGGAAAGTGAAAACCAGAACACAATATTAGAAGCTGGATAATATCTAGCGTGGTAGAGTCGCTGATGACATAAATTCTTGCTCCAAGCTATAACAGTTTTGGCTTCTCTCGGAAGATGAATTTGAGCTTCCCACCTTACGAGCTGCAGTAGCTAAAGACCGATGACCAACTTGGCTTTGTACGGTCGACAGAGGTTGAATGTCTTCGTCTTTTGCAGCAAGCTCGCACATTCTCAACCTCTCCAATCGCAGATGCTGCAATTTCATCTCGACTTGTTTCATAGTAGGTCTTTCTTCACCTCGAAGACGCAAACAAATCTCCGCGACACAGGCTACACCACTAATCTCTTCCTTGGTTGCTTCCTTGAGAACCTGAGCAGCTACAATTTCTGCAAGTGGTTTCTCCCTTATCTCCCAAAGGAAGTAATTGGATAAGTTTTGCTTTAGCCCAGAGTCAGTGGTAAAAATAGGCTCCTTTCGAAGGAGCAACTCCACAAGTACCGTACCGAAACTGTACACATCACTCTTCTCATTTAAAATGCCAGTGTGATAATATTCTGGATCTAAGTACCCAAATGTACCTTGTATATTCGTCATAACATGGGTCTGATCAATAGGAACCAACCTCGAAGCACCAAAGTCTGACACCTTTGCTGTATAATTCCCATCCAGGAGTATATTTGTCGACTTCACATCACGATGAAAGATTGATACAGAAGCAGCTGAATGAAGGTAAGAAAGGGCTCCAGCTGCTTCTATTGCAATTCTTAAGCAATCATCCCACGACAAGGAAGAGTTGTTGTTTGGATTATGAAGAACACCAAATAATGAACCATTAGGTATGAAGTCATACACAAGTAGTGGAACCTCAGTCTCAAGGCAACATCCAAAGAGCTTCACAATATTTCGCTGGTTTATCTGTGAGAGGATAGCAACCTCGTTGATGAACTGACTAATCTCAATTTGTGCAGTGACTTTAGACTTTTTAATGGCCACTACTCGTTGGTCAGATAGGATGCCTTTGTATACCATGCCATGCCCTCCACGACCAACGATACGCGTGTGGTCAAAGTTATTTGTTGCCTTTTGTAGCTCTGCCAAGGAGAAAATCTTTGTTTTGTCGCTCGCATTTTCATCAGAAGAAATCAATTGTTCTAGAAGAAGACCCTGGTTCTTTTTGAAATACTTTCTTCGCAATTGCTTTTTGATATCTAATTTCCACCTTCGGATAAGAAATATTGCAATTATGATGAGAAGTAGAATGCCAAAACCAACGCTTAGCCCAATGACAATACCTGCAATGACAGTGTTCATCAAATCTGTACTTAGCCAAAAGTATTGTTTCACGTCGCTCACTGTGGAATTGATTATACCATTGAACTCACCAAGTAAAAGACTCTGCCTCTTTGTTGAAGtgcacttcattgctaggaagtcaTATTCTGTTTTTCTAGGACATGCGGTGCAATTGTGGCTTCCAATAGTATTATGACAAACCCCTTTACAAATACCAGGAGTCTCACACTCATCAATATCTGCAATACATGAGTGAGGTTTGAGAGGAGTTTATAGTGTGTAATAATAATTATACATTTACTTAGCTCAGTTAACATTGTCAAAGAAATTAAGTAATATAGGGCTTTCATATTTTTTGCCGGGAGGGTTTTGCAGCAAACAAAAATGATGGTTAACTCTCTAAAATGGCCATATAGTTACTATAGCTAGGGGCACATGGCCTTAATATAGGTTGACCCACTCAAAGGCTGGAGTCTCTGGTCTCCATGCAAGCTATTTTCATTCTACTCTATGCACAGAGTTAATTAATGAAGAAACCATAGATAATAATTTAGTGTTCACGTAAACATTTCTATGAGCCAAAACAAAATCCAACACTCCTTCAGAGCACACCGCTCTAAAAGGTTTATGAAAGGGTATTATTGTACTTTTTGTCACTAACTAAGACAAGTAGTCATCAATCCGTGCTCCTGCACGGGCTAGCGATTTCTCTACTTGACTGGTATTATCGTATCAAAGATATTTTTAGCCATGAAAATGTAACTTGTAATAGGGAGTTTAAGTGATGTACACATGAATATTAACACATTCGTACTTCTAAATATATTGTGAGTTCAACTGTTCAAGTAATCATATAGATAAAAATAGAAGTGTTATTTTAATGCACCTGATATTATTTGCATGAATAATTAGTTATTTCAACTAAGAAACTAGAGTACAAGCATTAAAAAAATAGAGATATGAAATGATTCCCAAATTCTTTGTTCATGTGTTCTATACTTCTATATATGTTGATGAGCAATAGAAGATGCTTTAGGGAATTGGAACATGCTTTGAGAACATCTCCGCTGCTTGTGAGGATATCAAAGAGGAAGCATAAAAACTAGGTACTGGGATCTCTCCGGCTTGATTGTAAGCTCGGGGGAGATCCTAGAGTACTTTATATCTCTACTTTCATGTCTTT
This portion of the Triticum dicoccoides isolate Atlit2015 ecotype Zavitan chromosome 7A, WEW_v2.0, whole genome shotgun sequence genome encodes:
- the LOC119328280 gene encoding 60S ribosomal protein L30-like isoform X2 — protein: MAPTKKSKKSTENINNKLQLVMKSGKYTLGYKTVLKTLRSSKGKLIILANNCPPLRKSEIEYYAMLSKISVHHFHGNNVDLGTACGKYYRVCCLSILDPVKTSLPILA
- the LOC119328280 gene encoding 60S ribosomal protein L30-like isoform X1, producing the protein MAPTKKSKKSTENINNKLQLVMKSGKYTLGYKTVLKTLRSSKGKLIILANNCPPLRKSEIEYYAMLSKISVHHFHGNNVDLGTACGKYYRVCCLSILDPGDSDIITTVPQ
- the LOC119328278 gene encoding wall-associated receptor kinase 1-like, with the protein product MPPRLFLHDGTTEVIDDIITPGFGSYNHYQDVDIQFSHVITLKPGLNEYTVPWKAPGRSFSLDTAYFNITGCDFDIYQLDRDLNTGQRLCTVRCPNEQITDLMARESCNGTGCCSIMMEGSDFELKFIRHGVEKDQPPPHKRSTLWNRINVTSWHFGLTWTIADESSCSAALDNMTNYACVSSHSVCMPNNLRSIIGYMCACDEGYAGNAYITDGCHRDKGYNPVQQKSNCTRNCGNISVPFPFGLEEGCFARESFHLKCTDMTSSTLQFGYEGGDRQYITYISISEGHVGFEYTSNYMEPFFRSLVDNEPNLYRGLGQSASVQWAVANLTCQEARLNSSGYACVSVNSICLGVSSTNEYRNVYIGYRCMCKDGFQGNPYIPSGCEDIDECETPGICKGVCHNTIGSHNCTAYLMNTVIAGIVIGLSVGFGILLLIIIAIFLIRRWKLDIKKQLRRKYFKKNQGLLLEQLISSDENASDKTKIFSLAELQKATNNFDHTRIVGRGGHGMVYKGILSDQRVVAIKKSKVTAQIEISQFINEVAILSQINQRNIVKLFGCCLETEVPLLVYDFIPNGSLFGVLHNPNNNSSLSWDDCLRIAIEAAGALSYLHSAASVSIFHRDVKSTNILLDGNYTAKVSDFGASRLVPIDQTHVMTNIQGTFGYLDPEYYHTGILNEKSDVYSFGTVLVELLLRKEPIFTTDSGLKQNLSNYFLWEIREKPLAEIVAAQVLKEATKEEISGVACVAEICLRLRGEERPTMKQVEMKLQHLRLERLRMCELAAKDEDIQPLSTVQSQVGHRSLATAARKVGSSNSSSERSQNCYSLEQEFMSSATLPR